A segment of the Oscillatoria salina IIICB1 genome:
GGAAAAACTGCCTTAATTGAACGGACGTTAAAAGATACAGGAAATGAGCTAAAAATTGGCGTAATTGTCGGAGACTTAGAAACTGATAATGATGCCCAAAGAATCCGCAACAGCAATGCCCCAGCCATTCAAATTACCACCGGAAATGCTTGTCATTTAGAAGCCGAAATGATTGCTAAAGCGATGAAACAATTAGATTTATCCGCGTTAAATTTACTAATCATTGAAAATGTCGGTAATTTAGTTTGTCCCGCCGCTTATGACTTAGGAGAAACCCTGCGAGTTGTCTTACTTTCTACCACAGAAGGAGAAGATAAACCCCTCAAATATCCCACTACCTTTAAAACCGCCCAAGTAGTTATTGTCAATAAAATTGACATTGCCGAAGTGGTGGGATTCGATCGCGAAAAAGCCATGACCAATATTCAAAAAGTTGCCCCCCAAGCAACCATTTTTGCAGTCTCAGCCAAAACCGGAGAAGGCATGAATCAGTGGTATACTTATCTACGGAAAATGCTCCCAAAAAATCAGGCAGTGATGGTCTAATTATGATGGTGAATTTCCCAGAAAAATCTACCCTTTGCCAACGCCTTGTTATTCATATTCAAGGAGTTGTTCAAGGGGTGGGTTTTCGTCCATTTATCTATTGCCTTGCCACCGAATTAGAATTGAAAGGATGGGTGAATAATTCTCCTCAAGGTGTCACCATTGAAGTTGAGGGAAATCAAGCCCAATTAAAGACATTTTTAGCACAACTCGATCGCCGCAAACCAGACCATGCTGAAATTCACCAAATAGAAACGGTTTGGCTACCCTTATACGGCTATACGAATTTTGAAATTCGTCCCTCCGAGACAACCACAAGCAAGTCGGCGGTAATTTTGCCTGATTTAGCCACTTGTCCCCAGTGTTTAGCGGAGATTTTCAATCCAGAAAATCGTCGTTATCGCTATCCCTTTACTAATTGTACCCACTGTGGTCCTCGCTATAGTATTATCCAAGATTTGCCTTACGATCGCCCAAACACCACCATGAGGCATTTCCCTATGTGTGAGGTGTGTCAGCAAGAATACGAAAATCCTTTAAATCGAAGGTTTCACGCCCAACCTAATGCTTGTCCTGTTTGTGGACCTTATTTAAGTTTATGGGATAACCAAGGCAATGTCTTAGCAGAATACGATACGGCATTACAGGAAACAGTCAAAGCGATACGAGAAGGGAAAATTGTCGCGGTGAAGGGGTTGGGCGGATTTCATTTAGTGGTTGATGGACGCAATAACCATGCCGTGAGACAATTACGACAACGGAAACAGCGACCCGATAAACCTCTGGCGTTGATGTATCCTACTTTAGATCGCATCAAGCAAGATTGTCAGGTTTCCCCCTTGGAGGCGAAGCTGTTACAGTCGAGGGAAGCCCCCATTGTCTTATTACGTCGTCTTGAGAATGGCAGTATAACTTTTTCCGTTGCCCCAGGAAATCCCTATTTGGGGGTGATGTTACCTTATACTCCCCTGCATCATCTTTTGTTAGCGGAGTTAGGTTTTCCCATTGTCGCCACCAGTGGTAATCTATCTCAGGAACCGATCTGTACTGAGAATAGCAAAGCAGTAACCCAATTAGGGAAAATTGCTGATTTCCTGTTAGTACATAATCGCCCTATTGCCCGTCCGGTGGATGATTCCCTTCTCCGAGTTATGGGAAATCAAGAATTGGTCTTGCGTCGGGGGAGAGGCTATGCACCTTTACCAATTAAACTACAAACAAAGGTAAATGGGAATAAGTTTCCGGCAATTCTCGCGGTGGGCGGTCATCTGAAAAATACTGTAGCATTGTCTTATC
Coding sequences within it:
- the hypB gene encoding hydrogenase nickel incorporation protein HypB, encoding MCQDCGCNNVNKVEIDGVTYHNHSHHSHPHTHPHKHSHHSPREVTITRGILSKNDRLAAQNRDHFQSQSIYTLNLLSSPGSGKTALIERTLKDTGNELKIGVIVGDLETDNDAQRIRNSNAPAIQITTGNACHLEAEMIAKAMKQLDLSALNLLIIENVGNLVCPAAYDLGETLRVVLLSTTEGEDKPLKYPTTFKTAQVVIVNKIDIAEVVGFDREKAMTNIQKVAPQATIFAVSAKTGEGMNQWYTYLRKMLPKNQAVMV
- the hypF gene encoding carbamoyltransferase HypF, whose protein sequence is MVYLSTENAPKKSGSDGLIMMVNFPEKSTLCQRLVIHIQGVVQGVGFRPFIYCLATELELKGWVNNSPQGVTIEVEGNQAQLKTFLAQLDRRKPDHAEIHQIETVWLPLYGYTNFEIRPSETTTSKSAVILPDLATCPQCLAEIFNPENRRYRYPFTNCTHCGPRYSIIQDLPYDRPNTTMRHFPMCEVCQQEYENPLNRRFHAQPNACPVCGPYLSLWDNQGNVLAEYDTALQETVKAIREGKIVAVKGLGGFHLVVDGRNNHAVRQLRQRKQRPDKPLALMYPTLDRIKQDCQVSPLEAKLLQSREAPIVLLRRLENGSITFSVAPGNPYLGVMLPYTPLHHLLLAELGFPIVATSGNLSQEPICTENSKAVTQLGKIADFLLVHNRPIARPVDDSLLRVMGNQELVLRRGRGYAPLPIKLQTKVNGNKFPAILAVGGHLKNTVALSYQGQVLISQHIGDLETPETLERFRDTIANLQQIYNLQLGAIATDFHPDYQSTQFAQSLAQTLNIPCFPIQHHFAHVLSSMAENNIQPPVFGVAWDGTGYGLDGTIWGGEFLLVNDSHFQRVAHLRPFPLPGGEKATQEPRRSALGLLYQCFGEDLFSLTHLAPIQAFSSQELTILQQMLRRGVNTPMTSSIGRLFDAIASLLNLTQITSFEGQGAMQLEFLTVRHKTQEAYPVRLTNTIPLQIDWQPMVQAILTDIQNSLPLPEISSKFHHALIQSLVKIAHTCHQSQVILTGGCFQNQYLLENSLTALEKAGFSAIVHHHIPPNDGGIALGQILGALSQLK